TGTGGTATATGATCCactcatttttgttttctttaagtAGTTAGTGTATAATTTACCCCTAATCAATATATTTGTTATGTGTGCCTTATACTAAATAAGTTTCTGGATACACCCGCGAAAAGAGTAAACATGCATGGTATGTATACATAAATTATAGGTACTGCTTTGACCGGGCCTTAGCTATATTTATCTCTTCTCTCATTTTAATGCAAAAGATTCTATCTTCATATTTATGGCAAACTGTCtcattgtatatttaaaataactaattcaATTTTGGAAgccattaaataaaaataaaacaaaattttcagaagTTATTATTTGGAACTTGTCAAAAAGAAAGCACAAAATTAGGGAGTTAGAAACATTGCCAAGTGTGCAACACTTTGTCCAGAGCTTAAGAATCGACCACGTGTGACAGTGTCCGGAAATGCCAACATTAACTTGGCTATTATCCGCCGCATCAGTTTTCTCTAATGAGTGTCACATTCATATCAAAAACGTCATATTTACCTCATGCAACATCACTCCTCTCTCGCTCTATTATAAGACCATAACACAGAACAAGGCCTTTTGGTCGCTTAACGATGGCGTCAAGTGATAAAGTTCCGGTGGCGTGTCCGGCAAGCACCGGAGAAGGTAAGGAGCCTATGGGAGATCCGACGAAGACCACAACGGCAATGTTAGACAAAGGAACGGCTATGTTGCAGTCTATGAAACCGATCAAACAAATGAGTCTACATGTGTGTTCATTCGCTTGCTATAGTCACGATCCTGGCCGTCAGATCGAGGTTCATATGTACGGTCACCGTGTAAACCAAGACTTTCTCCAATGTGCTGTCTACGATTCCAATTCCTCTAAGGCTCATCTCATCGGTACATATATACCTCGACCTCTATTGTTTGTTTACGCTTGTGACGTGTACAATTTCGGGATGAACTTCAACTAATAACTTTGAAACTGTTTACATAGACGGTTAATGGATGTGCCTGCATGCAGATTTACGTGCGTATAATCATTGATTATTCGTATGGTATAAGTGTGTTTAAAACGTTTTGACTGCTAGAGGCTAGAGCTTTAATTGGAGATTATGACTTTTGAATTACAGTAGTATGATTTATGAATTTGTTTGTTCTTGCATTAAATTTCTAGGGATCGAATATATAGTGTCAGAGAAGTTATTCCAAAGTCTCTCACCCGATGAACAAAAGCTTTGGCACTCGCATGACTACGAGGTTTTACGATTTcgaaacattttcaaaatgttTGCTATTTACGGGATAGTCAAAAATAATAGAAGCGAGTGTTGTTTGTAGATCCAAATGGCTCTTCTAGTAACTCCAAGGGTCCCAGAGCTCGTTGCGAAGCCGGAGCTTAAGAATCTTGCCAAATCTTACGGAAAATTTTGGTGTACATGGCAAATCGATCGTGGTAATAATTtactatatatttgatatagTAAACCAACCATAtatttatttagggtttcttgtTTTGTCTTTTAAAGGAGATAGATTACCACTAGGTGCACCATCATTAATGGTTTCGCCACAAGACGTGAGTCTCGGGAGGATAAAACCGGAGCTGGTGaaaaagagagatgaagaaCATGGAATTTCGACGGAATCGTTGAAGCCGTCACGGGAAGGGATTTGCGGACCGGAGAAAAAGAATCTGATTGCTGATTATTGGGTTCGGTTTAGGACAGGCTTTGCGATTGATGTTGTTGAGACAGATATGAAGAGGACAGCTCCCTTCCCGTGACAcactgtttgtttgttttttttcctttcatgaATCTTGAGACATTTTATGTTCGTAAGCTTATCCAAGGTTTTTCGTTCTTaccacaaattttaaaaaaaaaattataaaaaaaattataaaaaaattcgaatttaaaaacatataatttaaaagtagaaaaaaattattattttttattttatttttattattttttatatatctaaaatattaaaatttttttacttattaaatgaaatattttgatatttttttttataatctatttttatgatcaaaacttgaaaataatttatttaaaaaaattgctatAAGCAAGCCTATGTGGGGACAATTTGTAAAATGCCCATAAACCGCACATCACGATGTCTGCAACGTTGAGTCAACGCGGTCAACGTCCAACACTTTCGTTTTTGACTATTGTTTTATACTTTACAAagatttctctctttctctctgactCTCTCTGAAGCTCTCCACGATGAAGCACAAAGTCTCCAAGAGAGTAATCTCTCTCAAATGGGTTACGTTCATCTGCATCTCCTTCTTCGTCCTCGGAGCAATCTTCACCTCAAAGTTTCATAAATCCTCCACCTTTATCCTTGTTGTTCTTCTCCAGTCTTTCTTGTTCGATTTTCGTTGATGGAGATTATTGCTTCGTGAAGTTTCAGGTCATGGGAGCCGTCGTCTGATTCCGGAAGCCAACTAATCTCACAGCGCGGTCGTGATCATGAACTCCAGATTGTATCAGACGATTGTGCTCATAAGAAAGTATGCTTCTTTGATTCAATTTCAGTTAAGAGTGTGTGATTCTTGATTGCCTAGTGGTGGTGAACtgaagatttttgttttttttaccatAATGATCGAAAATAACTAACTACTTAATAGAGGTGATGATATTGGGCTTCGTATAGGCCCATTAGATATAGTCCAAATTCTAAAAGgccttcttcttccttagaaCTAACGCCATTTCTTCTGGGATCAAATAGCGTTTGCGTCTGGATTGCAAAGTCAACGGAATCATGGaagaggtgaagaagaagaaggacgtATACTCGGTGTGGGCATTGCCGGACGATGAAACGGAGCCGCGGTTCAGAAAGCTAATGGAAGCTCTGAGATCCGAGTTCTCTGGCCCAAGATTCGATCCTCACGTCACCGTCGTCGGAGCCACGAGTCTGACGGCAGAAGAGGCGAAGAAGATGTTCGAATCAGCTTGTGACGGTCTGAAAGCTTACACCGCTACGGTAGATCGCGTCTCCACCGGAACTTTCTTCTACCAATGCGTTTTCTTGCTTCTCAAATCCACCCCTGAGGTAAATAAAAATCCCAGCTTTTCACTTTCAAAGATTCGACCTTTCTGATGAATCATTACAAAGGGATGACCTTGGGtttggtttttgataaaaagatatGTGTTTTTATGTGCTGTTCTGTTTATTTACAGGTCATGAAAGCTGGTGAGCACTGTAAGAACCATTTCAAGTGTTCCACTACCACACGTAAgctcttttgtcttttaaaaCTTGTTTTTGGAACTCAAAGCTGTAGATCATTAGTTGTCTTAAGGTATTATTAGCtgtcttatttgtttttgtcttaTGTCGAAACTTCATTTTTGCTAACGCAGCTTACATGCCGCATCTGAGTCTGCTTTACGCCGAGTTAGATGAAGAAGGGAAGAAGAAAGCGCGGGAGAAAGCTTACACACTCGATAACAGCCTCGATGGACTGAGTTTCCGGTTAAACCGACTTGCTCTCTGCAAGACCGATACAGAAGATAAGACTCTCGAGTCATGGGAGAAAGTGGCTGTGTGTAATCTCGGTCCTTGagaaaaaaaagactaaaaGTTCGGTTCTGAGTCTGTAATAAAAGGTCTCAATATACTTTGCATAAGAACTCATGTGTACCCATCTCTTCTTTACTCATCGAATAAAATTACGATACTAATTCGCGGCATACTGCACCAGTTTCTCTAAAAGCGTCGCATGAAGTTTGCATATTTAGCCAAAAGAAACGACTCTCGAGCTCTACTAGAGCTGCTCTAGTAGTGAGGCcttttttagtttttcatattaagtgtaTATAACATTTGGGTCAAAATGTCAAGGCTTCATACGATTAATCCAAAAGGTATTTAGGTGAAGCTGTTAGGGGTACAAAACGCAGCGCCACTTAACAAACGCAGGAGAATGAAGAGAAGAAGGGCATGTTGGGATGTAGTCTTGGTTTAGTGTAGTATGATTTCCATGGTTGATGCCTTGATGGATTGGTTCATGCTTGTTACTTATATGTAATGTTTGCGTTTGTGTGATTCTTGTTTGTTTCTGGTATTGTGATAAGATTTGATGACAATATGAAATGAATTTGCTTAtgttatataagtaaaaatatatgtatcttATGGGACTATTCTTTTAGGTTAGTTAACTGGTTTGGTCTTATCTCTTGTGTCTTGAAGACGGGCAGACGGGTGAGCTATTCAAGGATTTGAATATTGGATTCTTATCAGAGATTCAGAATGATAATAGGATGatttagaaataataaaataagcaGTCAATCTGGAATGTAGTTGACATTTGCTACTAAACTACTTATCCCAAAACGTTTGAATTGAAATCAAAGGATGAGAAttgttaaaagttttttttgggtgtaaatGTTAAGAGAATTGTTAAAAGTTgggtgtatattttttttaatgatcaaCTGTTTACGTAgataatctaatatttttttgttgtcaaacgaaattttaattattaagatgCTATGAAATCTATAGTAAATAGTGTTCCCTCCGTTTCAGATTAATTGTCGTTGTATGATAaatcttttgtttcaaaatttgtattgttttattgttttaatgcaaaatttattaatttattaatttttatatattttaattggttgaaatgtagttaggtgtattggtaataatgtttttatctagtaaatatacaaaactaaatgtttttttaatctgtgtgccgaagtctaaaacgacaaataataaaacggagggagtatatgtCAATTTAAAAGAAGCATATAGGTATCTGGTGAGAATATTCTTTTCATAACAATTAACAAAAGGAGCTTTAAAAAGTATCTCTACCAAAAGAGGAATTCATTTGGAACGTAGTTGACATCTGCTACTAGATTAGTTAGAAAATTTCCAAACGGTTGGATTTTAGTTAAGAGATAAgaaactattataaaattatcaaCCACAATGTATGTTAGACAACTTGTCATTAGCTGAGAGACAAACAAGTTGATTACCTATATTATATGCACAAGTCTTAAAATATGAACGTCAGAATATTGACCTAGCAACTTGCATGTATAATACGTACATGTTTCAAAGTTTAagaactattttatatttgaaaaatagttaAGCATTAAAAAGATGCTAAACTCATACAATTTTCACATGTTGTGAAGTTGAATAGTAAAATTTGACGACTTTTTGTAAAATGAAACTAGAAAAAGAGATGAGGATGAAGATgtcaatctctttttttttacgaagaTGTCAATCTCTTAACCTAGTCAATGTGTACATCAATGAATCAGATCACATACTTAACATGAAACCTTATCCAATTAGTTATTTTCCTTGGACAACTAAAGTggctattataaaaaaatatataaaagacaaCTAAAGTGGCCTGCAAactcatatttttataattttaaacaagtgGAAAAATAATGTAATCGTTTGGGAAATCAAAAGGAAATAGAATTGAAATGTTTCTCTTATGTCGTATCCTCTTGAAGTCTTTGTCCACAGGTACCTACTTTAACTCGAACAAACCAGGTTGGCTACAGAAACAAAAATGCGTCGGCGAAAGCAAAACGTTATCGTTTCAAACGAATCGAATATCACACGTGCGGAATCATCCACACCGTTATTACCAACCTGACTGTCAAAACTCAACGGCTCAGATCCTTCATTTAATTTCGTCAACGCGTTCTTACCGTGGTAGCGACAGAGATGACGTCTCCTTTCCAAAAGAAACTGTCCTCTCACGCGCTTAAAGTTCACGTGACACAAACACGCTCAGACAGAAGCTGGCTCTCTCCTTCTTACCCGACGACTTTTTAAACGACCGACCAGCTTTCTCTTCTACATTACGGCACCACACACGACACACCtatataaaccaaaccaacACTTCGATCTCTTAATCGGATTGTGTGAATCAGTTTGTCTTTTCTTGATACCCTCGTCGAGATTTCCTCAAAGGTCGGAGCTTTCAGGGTTTTAAAGGATCGAATTAGTTTAAAAGATGGAAGATGATTACAAAACGCCGCGTTTTACGATTGGTCGGCAGTCGTCGATGGCGCCGGAGAAGATCCCGGAGCCGTCGATTCACTCGGAGGAGGAAGTGCTGGAGGACGGAGAGGAGATCGACGGCGGTGTGAGGCTTATGTATCTGTGTAACGAAGGCGACGTCGAAGGGATCAAGGAGCTTCTCGATTCAGGGATCGATGCTAATTACAGAGACATTGATGATCGGACTGCTCTCCACGTGGCGGCTTGTCAGGGGTTGAAGGATGTCGTCGAGATTCTTCTCGATCGGGGAGCAGATGTTGATCCTAAAGATCGTTGGGGAAGCACGgtgagaagaaaaacaaaaccctTTTTAACTCTTCGTAAGATCTCTCTGGTTTTGTTTGTGTAATGATGGAATCTAATACATTTTGATGAACGCAGCCACTTGCAGATGCGATATTCTACAAGAACGTTGATGTAATCAAGATTctcgagactcatggagctaaACATCCTGTAAGAATGtggttttggtgttttgattgtttctctttattatatttattcgttATTTGTTGACACTTTTTGTATGTTATCAGATGGCTCCAATGCATGTGAAGACTCCTCGTGAGGTTCCTGAATATGAAATCAATCCTAGTGAGCTTGATTTCACTCAAAGCAAAGAGATAAcaaaggtttaaaaacattgtcaTTAATGGATCTCTCTTACCGATTGTGTTCAGCTCCTTTTACTGAAAACCTTCTTTATATTCAGGGAACTTACTGTATGGCAATGTGGCGTGGGATTCAAGTCGCGGTGAAAAAGCTCGATGATAAAGTTTTAAGCGATGATGATCAAGTGTAAGTGGGAATAGTATCTTGTGTAGATACTAATGAGTTTTCAGATTCCAATTCTTTACCATAATCGTTTTGGTGCGTGCAGGAGGAAGTTCCATGACGAGCTTGCGTTGCTCCAAAGGCTAAGGCATCCAAACATTGTTCAGTTTCTTGGTGCTGTAACTCAAAGCAATCCTATGATGATTGTTACTGAATACTTGCCTAGGGTATGGACTTTCTCTGTtacatttctttttttgttttatttcgcTTCTCGAAACAAAGATCTCAtttttgatgaaacattctTCAGGGAGATTTGCGTGAGTTGCTCAAAAGGAAAGTACAACTAAAACCAGCAACTGCTGTTAGATACGCCCTTGACATTGCAAGGTATGCGcgttttataaatgttcttaGGGATTATAAGAGTGTCTTCTTACCTTTTGGATTCTTATAGGGGAATGAGCTATCTTCATGAGATCAAAGGAGACCCTATCATCCACCGCGATCTTGAACCTTCGTGAGTTTCACACTATCCATATCTTTGGTCTTACCGTGGACAAGCTCTTTTATTTTCTGACAATGGTACAATTATTTATTTGCAGAAACATATTGAGGGATGATACAGGGCATCTGAAAGTTGCCGACTTTGGAGTTAGCAAGCTTGTTACTGTTAAAGAAGACAAGCCTTTCACATGTTTAGACACTTCTTGTAAGTTCTTTATCTCTCACCCATCTGCTTGGTCAAGAGTCTTGATTACTGTATAtgttatgatttaaattttattgttgttataTCCACATTATAGGTAGATATATTGCTCCTGAAGTTTTCACTAGCGAAGAATACGACACAAAAGCTGATGTTTTTTCCTTTGCTTTGATCGTTCAAGAGGTAAGTTAAAaccctttttttatttttatttttggtttgctCTTTACTGCTTTTTTCATGTAGTTTATTCCTTTAAATGTTGGATTTTTTTAGATGATAGAAGGAAGAATGCCCTTTGCTGAAAAGGAAGACAGTGAAGCTTCAGAAGCTTATGCTAGCAAAGAGCGGCCATTGTTCAAAGCTCCATCAAAGCTTTACCCTCATGGACTTAAAACGTCAGTCTTACTCTCTCTCTTCACCATCGAAACTGAAAAAGGACAGTTTTGCATCATAGATTGGTTTAGTTCATTTCTCACTAACCGGTTAGGTTCGGTCCGTTTTTTTTGTATCCCATAGGTTGATAGAAGAATGCTGGCAAGATAAACCGGCCAAGCGACCTACTTTCAGAGAGATCATTAAAAGACTTGAGTCTATTCTTCATCATATGGGCCACAAGCGACAGTGGAGGGTACTACTGAGTTTgttcttttgtttggtttctggattttgtttatttatgtcCTCTCTAACCTGTTTCTTCTTCCACGTTTTTATATCAGATGAGGCCATTGACATGCTTTCAGAATTTCGAGCACAAGAAGAAACATAATTGGGATATGAGCAGCCATGACGGCTCATCATCCGGTTCACATTTGTGATTCTTTTATCCGGCCTAAGAAATGATTCTTGTGTTTTCCTTccggtttagtttggtttacccccccccccccaagatCTGCACTTTACTGTAGTATAAAAATTGCTGTAAAACCTCAGGATATATTTGTTGTTGTAAtataaaatttccaaaatttatgattctacCTTATATGATCCTTATTTCGAATTGTAAGAAATATGAAAATTGTTAAATTTAACAATTTTCATGTGTTATTAGCTTGATTGGGAGAACTTGAAACTTGCAAGTAACTTCAAAATCAGTATggtgctctttttttttctgatctgCAGCTTTCTTCAATATGTACTTTTTGTGTTGTTTGCTAAGAAAAAAGAATTGGGGTATTTATCATAGGATCTTATGCGAGTGCGACTTTTATATCAAAACCTTAGTCTAAATTTTGAACTTTATACAATTACACGAAATTTCATGTCTACCACAAAAGAAAATATGCatcaaaaattatgaaaacgcacatataatttatatacatttcTATGAGGGTCCCTACAACAGCTTCTTTATTTGGAAActgtattattttgttttcgatTGTAGGCATTCATTGCATAGGTTAACATAATTTCATAATGGATGAATTTGATTTAGCGGTTGATTGGTTCTCTTATAACATTTTCTATCACTTCGTACAATTTTAAaccttaaaaaatataaaattatttaaatttaagataCATAGAATACTTTTAAGAAACTTAAAtatcataattataaaatatatgaataagtttgaaactttctaataataatttactattatctataatgatttatatttatagttttaaataaaaaccgataatttattatatatcattAATATACATGTATATCAAGCTAACTATATTTTTGTACTTTTAACATTAATCTCCATAAAATAAGAACTATATCTCTAGTGCAAAGAATCATAGTTTCagttaagttaaaaataaaagaccATAAGTATTATACACAtaatttcattataaaatataatggactcataatttagatatttataataataatatatgattttgatATCTTATAATTATATggtatattattaatttattatttgaccgttactgtattttatatttaactaaaatatctcataatcatatatatttacaactatTGGACAAATCatataaattgtttaatgaTGTTTGAAATTGTAATTATTCACTTcggtaaaattttgtattttcctTTATGCGTTTAGACCAATTAGATCTCGAAACAAAAAgctttttgattttgaaaagtTTGAAGTGatacaatattaattattatcaaACGTTTACAATCATCGATGATATTCATAAATACAGTTTTTTTACATGTATTGAAAACCAGTCAACCCCATAAAACAAAACACTTGTTACTTATTTACTTTGTAAATAATTGAACGACTTACAGAATtgtgtaaagaaaaaaaacttgaaaggGATTAAATTGTGGTAGAAAGCAACCTTTGATTGTGGTCCATCGTCGAAGATACGAGAAGATATTATGGTTTTTAAAACCCACTCCGATCATGAAAGCTTGACCCAAAGCAACCGAGTAGTTAACTTTTATAAGCGACCTAATAAAATTATCTACATACATGATGTAAAACATATCTAGTTatttactaatttataattttaatagaaCATACATCAATCAATTATTTCACATGCTAGCTAGAGAAATAGAGATGCAATGTTTAATTAAACATTTCTTACCAAGTCTATTTTAACTCTTACTAAAATCATATATTAGAGAAGGTATCCTACTTAAgtttgaaaattattataattaggAGATTGAAAAGGTACAAAAGAAACTAAAGCACCTTGCAAGTGGGTGTATATAGTTATTCCAGCATAAATATGAATATGCAATGTATAGAGATTTCTTATATCTCTATCATATTACCCTAAATGGATTCATAAAGATGGAGATCAAAGACTACACATCACATGCTATTCTCCATCTTCTTTTGGCACAACCTTACTCCATTTATTCATTGTGCTCCTCagttattcaatatattttatttgatctcaataaacaacaaaatttagaaaaactaCACATTTCTTTTCCTCCACATACacaataactattttctttattttttgagaCTATACAAAGTTGATATTCTTGTCGTCCAAAAAAAGTAATCGACGATTATTAAAAAATGCTGTGGAAGAAAATAGCTTTTGATGAAACCCTTCATACCGTTggtaaaaacaagaaaaaatgttaaTCCGTTTACGGAAACTATTGTCTTTCAGGACTTAAGAGACTCTTAAACCTTTTGAACGATTACATacacgattcgacaaccgacaatactatctgccttatgaagacctacgtctaactgcatcatctgagccgttctatgaagatccacgcatgaccagatttacttgcaccatgttgaagatcccttgcaAGCTTTTCCtctgtagtctgcataattgtttaataaaccgctctctccgggacttgaaacctggatttcctgtaatctgcaataaattgcatagtctgggattcgaaccccagacctaggtgtagaagcctttaaaccttaaccaataggctacggtgcttccacaaTTATGAtctaataaatcagcgttaaaaaaaaaaaaccttttgaaCGATATTTCAGAATCTTTATTAAATTATGATTATATGTCAATTGTTAACCATCTAACAGAAATCAACGAACCAGATTCCAACTCGAGTCTTTGActattctatatatatgtatataatgtcAATTCGAGAACACAAAAATTGATACTTCTAGTTTCTGTTCCCAAAAACATTTCCGTTTAAATCAATAGGAAAATGCGATATCAGCAGAAACATTTCCGTTAGCATCGGTGAGCTAAGAAAATGTAAAGAGATAGTAGTTGGAGATGATAGAAAACGTCTGGTTACCTTCTAATGGGGTCAGAAGCATTACACTTAAATAACTTTCCAAATTAAGCCCTACGTCTTGTCCAGCCCCATACAAGTACGGTTCATCTCCCTATTTCCCCTATAAACCCTAAGACCTATTACATATTTATCTAATTAATTTATCCCTTTATGTTAAATATAATGTCAATATCACAACAAGTAAacatcatcaactctaaatctCAATCACATGTAAAAAGTACGTTAATTTTCTTCACAATTGattaattttctctttttttttctcacatcatttgattatctttttttttccagaattGGCGATAAATATATTGGTACTCACTAATGTTCAGTTTAGCCAGATATATGAATGGTTACAgaatatttcatatttgttactatttataaacaatcagttcatatatataagaaaataaactttaaaacatTTACTTTCAATTTGTTTTCAAAGAACATTTAACTATAAGTTTCTTTTATTGGCATACGTCGTTTTCTCTTCTCATTAAACTGTTTAGCCTTTGGTTACTATTCTAAATACATTTGAAAAATACTCTTGCAAAATGATATTTAGTATATCACATTAGGAGATTTTTCTAcgaatatatacatgtatataattaaatatatttacaacatTTTTGAAATATGCAACTAATTATAAGTAGTAGATATATGCGTTTACCTTGTTTAGTGGAACAATTTTTCTGAAAAATGTCAATGAAAAACTTATACatcaattttcaaaaagaataagtaacataactgatatttttttcctcttttaaaGGGTCAAGATTTAGTAAAAACAAAGAAGACGATCAATATTTGTAGTAGCAAAAAAATGTACTGATATTTACCCAAAGATTTTAGGCCTCAAAAGCTTTCACatgaaaagaaaagacaagTAATGGTAAGTAGAGTCGGTATCTCATGAGTGATTGCCCAACTTGAACACTCTTTTCATTTAGACCTTTGTGAAAGACCACACAAGAACTATCCACCAACAAAACCGTCTATTAATTTTCCtccattttttacttttttcaacAGTTTCTCAAATTGGGATATACCTTAATAAgtattatatttatgaaaagtcTAGACGTATGTAGGGTGTTATTTATGGTAATTAgacctctatttattaattatatttttcatgtgATTTCAAAGGCTGATATACTCATGCTTCGTATGAAGTGAAGCCTTTAGATGCTCTTTGTTattcctttgttttttttttaactaaacatatctaaaatttctttgaccaaaaaaaaaaatccaaatttctTTAAATgagttacattttaaattactcTTACAAAAATATCAACCAAGTACCTACCTCTAGTCAACTTTGAATTTTGATAGTCTTTCACCATACATATGTTTTAGAAAGTACAATCCCCATCACGCGTACTTATCTCTCAGAATTGATTCataaaatcatgttttagtGAGTAAAGAAACAGTAATTACATATATTGACAAGACACTATATGGATGTGAAAAgtggaaaaataaaatgttgataaaattagagaaaaataaatcaaagaGAAATTAATTATTcctttataaatgtatataccCATCTCTTCACCAGCACAACCTCACCCTTCCATTTTCTGCAACTTCTCCAAATCTCATACTTTCCAGAAAATCATTTTCCCAAGAGAAATAAAACTTTCCTCTTTGTTCATCTCTCTTCCCCCCAACAGGTCAGTCTAATAATTTGGTGTTCCCCAATCCTTTCAAACATTATCTTCTTCATGATATTACTTTGCTTCACTTCTTTTGGTCCTTATACCAAATCTATGTTCttctttagtttccttatttccTGTTTTAGTTTGATTCTTTTATGTTCTTTGAGATAAACAAGATCCAATATTCCTTCATCTTCTTTGCTCTTCAAAATTGTCTTTTCACACAAtctagatttaattgtttcttcctacaaaaaaaaaccccATGATTAATTAACTCTTGTTTGGATACTATGAATGTAAGATCAATAGAACTAACTTCCTTTATTTATAGTTTTGTCGGCAAAAGATTAAACTGATGAATTGTTCTGATCTAACTTTTTGATCTGAACCAAAATTTCAAAAGAGTATAAAACGTAATAAATCTGGACTATGTTTCAAGAAACTGTGTTTATGGGTTTCTTGGATTCTTGATTTTGGATTAA
The Brassica napus cultivar Da-Ae chromosome A1, Da-Ae, whole genome shotgun sequence DNA segment above includes these coding regions:
- the LOC106431413 gene encoding integrin-linked protein kinase 1; the protein is MEDDYKTPRFTIGRQSSMAPEKIPEPSIHSEEEVLEDGEEIDGGVRLMYLCNEGDVEGIKELLDSGIDANYRDIDDRTALHVAACQGLKDVVEILLDRGADVDPKDRWGSTPLADAIFYKNVDVIKILETHGAKHPMAPMHVKTPREVPEYEINPSELDFTQSKEITKGTYCMAMWRGIQVAVKKLDDKVLSDDDQVRKFHDELALLQRLRHPNIVQFLGAVTQSNPMMIVTEYLPRGDLRELLKRKVQLKPATAVRYALDIARGMSYLHEIKGDPIIHRDLEPSNILRDDTGHLKVADFGVSKLVTVKEDKPFTCLDTSCRYIAPEVFTSEEYDTKADVFSFALIVQEMIEGRMPFAEKEDSEASEAYASKERPLFKAPSKLYPHGLKTLIEECWQDKPAKRPTFREIIKRLESILHHMGHKRQWRMRPLTCFQNFEHKKKHNWDMSSHDGSSSGSHL
- the LOC106431217 gene encoding cyclic phosphodiesterase isoform X2: MKHKVSKRVISLKWVTFICISFFVLGAIFTSKSWEPSSDSGSQLISQRGRDHELQIVSDDCAHKKRLRLDCKVNGIMEEVKKKKDVYSVWALPDDETEPRFRKLMEALRSEFSGPRFDPHVTVVGATSLTAEEAKKMFESACDGLKAYTATVDRVSTGTFFYQCVFLLLKSTPEVMKAGEHCKNHFKCSTTTPYMPHLSLLYAELDEEGKKKAREKAYTLDNSLDGLSFRLNRLALCKTDTEDKTLESWEKVAVCNLGP
- the LOC106431217 gene encoding cyclic phosphodiesterase isoform X3; this encodes MNSRLYQTIVLIRKYASLIQFQLRRLRLDCKVNGIMEEVKKKKDVYSVWALPDDETEPRFRKLMEALRSEFSGPRFDPHVTVVGATSLTAEEAKKMFESACDGLKAYTATVDRVSTGTFFYQCVFLLLKSTPEVMKAGEHCKNHFKCSTTTPYMPHLSLLYAELDEEGKKKAREKAYTLDNSLDGLSFRLNRLALCKTDTEDKTLESWEKVAVCNLGP
- the LOC106431126 gene encoding oil body-associated protein 2B isoform X2, producing the protein MASSDKVPVACPASTGEGKEPMGDPTKTTTAMLDKGTAMLQSMKPIKQMSLHVCSFACYSHDPGRQIEVHMYGHRVNQDFLQCAVYDSNSSKAHLIGIEYIVSEKLFQSLSPDEQKLWHSHDYEIQMALLVTPRVPELVAKPELKNLAKSYGKFWCTWQIDRDRLPLGAPSLMVSPQDVSLGRIKPELVKKRDEEHGISTESLKPSREGICGPEKKNLIADYWVRFRTGFAIDVVETDMKRTAPFP
- the LOC106431217 gene encoding cyclic phosphodiesterase isoform X1, producing MKHKVSKRVISLKWVTFICISFFVLGAIFTSNFRSWEPSSDSGSQLISQRGRDHELQIVSDDCAHKKRLRLDCKVNGIMEEVKKKKDVYSVWALPDDETEPRFRKLMEALRSEFSGPRFDPHVTVVGATSLTAEEAKKMFESACDGLKAYTATVDRVSTGTFFYQCVFLLLKSTPEVMKAGEHCKNHFKCSTTTPYMPHLSLLYAELDEEGKKKAREKAYTLDNSLDGLSFRLNRLALCKTDTEDKTLESWEKVAVCNLGP
- the LOC106431126 gene encoding oil body-associated protein 2B isoform X1; its protein translation is MASSDKVPVACPASTGEGKEPMGDPTKTTTAMLDKGTAMLQSMKPIKQMSLHVCSFACYSHDPGRQIEVHMYGHRVNQDFLQCAVYDSNSSKAHLIGIEYIVSEKLFQSLSPDEQKLWHSHDYEIQMALLVTPRVPELVAKPELKNLAKSYGKFWCTWQIDRGDRLPLGAPSLMVSPQDVSLGRIKPELVKKRDEEHGISTESLKPSREGICGPEKKNLIADYWVRFRTGFAIDVVETDMKRTAPFP